A genomic stretch from Streptomyces venezuelae ATCC 10712 includes:
- a CDS encoding DMT family transporter, whose translation MSPLLLSVLLALVSAVAYAAAAIVQERVAASATGPRYAPLRSPAWWGSVLLNGVGAALHVAALAYGPLSLVQPLGALTIVFALPMAALFVGRRAGRRAWRGALMATVGLAGLLSLTTGAEGRDLSDGDRWLLAGCTFGVVALLFTAAHVVGRSVLRSVVLAAAAGVSFGMASVFTKAVAEEWSPDAPLAEWTGLLVLSALAVTGLLLSQASYRGAGLAAPLATVTVVNPVAAAAVGLTLFGESFRYGAAGTVAALICGTVAAGGLVQLTLDRMTAPTDEPSAPDGARGPGPGPGPGSEGDAPGPEVRERVDVGAVPGTRPHLEVEVRARAVAGRS comes from the coding sequence ATGAGTCCCCTCCTGCTGTCCGTACTCCTGGCCCTGGTCTCGGCGGTCGCCTACGCGGCCGCGGCGATCGTGCAGGAGCGGGTCGCGGCCTCCGCCACCGGTCCCCGCTACGCGCCGCTGCGCAGCCCGGCCTGGTGGGGCTCCGTCCTGCTCAACGGCGTCGGCGCGGCCCTGCACGTCGCGGCGCTCGCGTACGGACCGCTCAGCCTGGTCCAGCCGCTGGGCGCCCTCACGATCGTGTTCGCGCTGCCCATGGCTGCGCTGTTCGTCGGCCGCAGGGCGGGGCGGCGGGCCTGGCGCGGCGCCCTGATGGCCACGGTGGGCCTGGCCGGGCTGCTCAGCCTGACGACGGGGGCCGAGGGCCGGGACCTCTCCGACGGTGACCGGTGGCTGCTCGCGGGCTGCACCTTCGGCGTGGTGGCCTTGCTGTTCACGGCCGCGCACGTGGTGGGCAGGTCCGTGCTGCGCAGTGTCGTCCTGGCCGCGGCGGCCGGTGTCTCCTTCGGCATGGCCTCGGTCTTCACGAAGGCGGTGGCCGAGGAGTGGTCGCCGGACGCGCCGCTCGCCGAGTGGACCGGCCTGCTGGTGCTCTCGGCCCTCGCCGTGACCGGACTGCTCCTCTCCCAGGCCTCGTACCGCGGCGCCGGCCTGGCGGCCCCGCTGGCGACGGTCACCGTGGTCAATCCGGTGGCCGCCGCCGCCGTGGGTCTGACGCTGTTCGGCGAGAGCTTCCGCTACGGAGCGGCCGGCACGGTCGCCGCGCTGATCTGCGGCACGGTCGCCGCGGGTGGCCTCGTCCAGCTCACCCTGGACCGGATGACGGCGCCGACGGACGAGCCGTCGGCGCCGGACGGGGCGCGTGGGCCGGGCCCTGGCCCCGGCCCGGGGTCAGAGGGAGACGCCCCGGGCCCTGAGGTACGCGAGCGGGTCGATGTCGGAGCCGTACCCGGGACCCGTCCGCACCTCGAAGTGGAGGTGCGGGCCCGAGCTGTTGCCGGTCGATCCTGA
- a CDS encoding transglycosylase family protein → MAVRGRHRRHQPSRINRASLTVTAGSAGMALPLIGAGAVQAASLDVWEKVAACESTSNWRINTGNGYFGGLQFSQSTWEAYGGTHYAPRADLASKDQQIAIAERVLKGQGPGAWPSCGARAGLERGGDAPDVTPGGTAKARAKSPGGNAVSTASLPGQRALPERPTRNVGPTAVPTVREMYTVTPGDSLSKIARDERVRGGWKGLYDTNRAVVGDDPDLIHPGQRLTLRMVAPRKPATPEAHVPTAPPAKAPSATKPPAKTSAQVPRTRPAAHPATKPAAKPVGQSARPAAPSGTKPAAKPSTRPAPKPVTRPAAKPAAKPAAKPRPASKPRPAPAQARYSAPVSADIGTRYGTRGSSWSSGYHTGVDFPVPTGTSVKAVAGGRVVSAGWGGAYGYQIVLRHDDGRYSQYGHLSALAVREGQRVTAGQRIGRSGSTGNSSGPHLHFEVRTGPGYGSDIDPLAYLRARGVSL, encoded by the coding sequence ATGGCCGTACGCGGACGTCACCGCCGCCACCAGCCGAGCCGGATCAACCGTGCCTCGCTCACCGTCACCGCGGGCAGCGCCGGAATGGCGCTGCCGCTGATCGGCGCGGGGGCCGTGCAGGCCGCCTCGCTGGACGTCTGGGAGAAGGTCGCGGCCTGCGAGTCGACCTCCAACTGGCGGATCAACACCGGCAACGGCTACTTCGGCGGCCTGCAGTTCAGCCAGTCCACCTGGGAGGCCTACGGCGGCACGCACTACGCGCCGCGCGCGGACCTCGCCTCCAAGGACCAGCAGATCGCGATCGCCGAGCGGGTCCTCAAGGGCCAGGGGCCCGGCGCCTGGCCGTCCTGCGGCGCCCGCGCGGGCCTCGAACGGGGCGGCGACGCGCCGGACGTCACCCCCGGCGGTACGGCGAAGGCGCGGGCGAAGTCGCCCGGCGGGAACGCGGTGAGCACCGCCTCCCTGCCCGGGCAGCGCGCCTTACCCGAGCGGCCCACCAGGAACGTCGGCCCGACCGCCGTGCCCACCGTCCGCGAGATGTACACGGTGACGCCCGGCGACTCCCTGTCGAAGATCGCCCGCGACGAGCGGGTCCGGGGCGGCTGGAAGGGTCTGTACGACACCAACCGCGCCGTCGTCGGTGACGATCCCGACCTCATCCATCCCGGCCAGCGCCTGACCCTGCGCATGGTCGCGCCGCGGAAGCCGGCTACGCCCGAGGCGCACGTCCCCACGGCGCCCCCGGCGAAGGCCCCCTCGGCCACGAAGCCCCCGGCGAAGACCTCCGCGCAGGTGCCCAGGACCCGGCCCGCAGCGCACCCCGCGACCAAGCCGGCCGCGAAGCCCGTGGGACAGAGCGCCCGGCCCGCGGCCCCGTCGGGCACCAAGCCCGCCGCGAAGCCCAGCACCCGGCCGGCGCCCAAGCCGGTCACCAGGCCCGCGGCCAAACCGGCCGCCAAGCCCGCCGCCAAGCCCAGGCCCGCGTCCAAGCCGCGGCCCGCCCCGGCCCAGGCCCGCTACTCCGCGCCCGTCTCGGCGGACATCGGCACCCGCTACGGGACCCGTGGTTCCTCGTGGTCCAGCGGCTACCACACCGGCGTCGACTTCCCGGTGCCCACCGGCACCTCCGTCAAGGCGGTGGCCGGGGGACGCGTCGTCTCCGCCGGATGGGGCGGCGCGTACGGCTACCAGATCGTGCTGCGCCACGACGACGGCCGCTACAGCCAGTACGGGCACCTCTCCGCACTCGCCGTCCGCGAGGGCCAGCGGGTCACCGCGGGCCAGCGCATCGGCCGCTCAGGATCGACCGGCAACAGCTCGGGCCCGCACCTCCACTTCGAGGTGCGGACGGGTCCCGGGTACGGCTCCGACATCGACCCGCTCGCGTACCTCAGGGCCCGGGGCGTCTCCCTCTGA
- a CDS encoding DUF1990 family protein: MTRLLQDLHRPAHPRPSLSYREVGATRTPETLPEGYHHLRYEAVVGHGRAAFEAAGAAVTTFRMHRSSGARLLADAERAVPGVAVEVSAGLGPLRMAVPCAVIWTAYEQDRVGFAYGTLTGHPECGEESFTVHLEADGTVRFAVTAFSRPASWYTRLAGPVVPLLQRAYARHLGRTLRRLVRT; this comes from the coding sequence ATGACCCGCCTCCTGCAGGACCTTCACCGTCCCGCGCACCCCCGTCCGTCCCTCAGCTACCGCGAGGTCGGCGCCACCCGCACCCCCGAAACCCTCCCCGAGGGCTACCACCACCTCCGGTACGAGGCGGTCGTCGGCCACGGCCGCGCCGCGTTCGAGGCCGCCGGCGCCGCCGTCACCACCTTCCGGATGCACCGCTCGTCCGGGGCGCGCCTCCTCGCGGACGCCGAGCGCGCCGTTCCCGGCGTGGCCGTCGAAGTGTCGGCGGGCCTCGGCCCGCTGCGGATGGCCGTCCCCTGTGCGGTGATCTGGACCGCGTACGAGCAGGACCGCGTCGGCTTCGCCTACGGGACGCTCACCGGGCACCCGGAGTGCGGCGAGGAGTCCTTCACGGTCCACCTCGAAGCCGACGGCACGGTCCGCTTCGCGGTCACCGCCTTCAGCCGCCCCGCCTCCTGGTACACCCGGCTCGCCGGACCGGTCGTCCCGCTGCTCCAGCGGGCGTACGCGCGGCACCTCGGCCGGACCCTGCGGCGTCTCGTCAGGACGTGA
- a CDS encoding YndJ family protein encodes MSVLVGSVVTIGMLWVVPTGLALLDGPRPPGWEPLRRAWPLLAAPGALSLWLPRSGISTALAAVYALATLALALQAPARLFLTRSLRPGEVAVLTALLAPSVAGLALVAERASYPLLGFDLDLLALTVPHFHFAGFAAALVAGLLCRAADGPAARFAALSVPAGTLLVLIGYFVDDWAELAGAVVLTAGMTTVAVLTLRERRGTATADRLTRGLLGVSALVLFVTMLLALSWALGEATGLPHLSLTWTAATHGLGNALGFTVCALLAHRRLRADRTTPPAPAGLPARPRTELPA; translated from the coding sequence CTGTCGGTCCTGGTCGGCTCGGTCGTGACGATCGGCATGCTCTGGGTGGTCCCGACGGGCCTCGCGCTCCTCGACGGCCCCCGGCCACCCGGGTGGGAGCCCCTGCGGCGCGCCTGGCCGCTGCTCGCCGCGCCCGGGGCGCTGTCCCTGTGGCTGCCCCGCTCCGGGATCTCGACCGCGCTCGCCGCCGTCTACGCGCTGGCCACCCTGGCCCTCGCGCTCCAGGCCCCGGCCCGGCTCTTCCTGACCCGCTCCCTGCGGCCGGGTGAGGTGGCCGTGCTCACCGCCCTGCTCGCACCCTCCGTCGCCGGCCTCGCGCTCGTCGCCGAGCGGGCCTCGTACCCGCTCCTCGGCTTCGACCTGGACCTGCTCGCGCTGACCGTCCCGCACTTCCACTTCGCGGGCTTCGCCGCCGCCCTGGTCGCCGGACTGCTCTGCCGGGCCGCCGACGGCCCCGCCGCCCGCTTCGCCGCCCTCAGCGTCCCGGCCGGCACGCTGCTCGTCCTGATCGGCTACTTCGTCGACGACTGGGCCGAGCTCGCCGGAGCCGTCGTGCTCACCGCCGGCATGACGACCGTCGCCGTCCTCACCCTGCGCGAACGACGCGGGACGGCGACCGCCGACCGGCTCACCCGCGGCCTGCTCGGCGTCTCGGCGCTCGTCCTCTTCGTCACCATGCTGCTCGCGCTGAGCTGGGCGCTCGGCGAGGCGACCGGCCTGCCGCACCTGAGCCTGACCTGGACGGCCGCGACCCACGGCCTCGGCAACGCGCTCGGCTTCACGGTCTGCGCGCTGCTCGCCCACCGCCGCCTCCGCGCGGACCGCACCACCCCACCCGCCCCCGCCGGCCTCCCGGCCCGCCCCCGAACGGAGCTCCCCGCATGA
- a CDS encoding SDR family NAD(P)-dependent oxidoreductase, translated as MTVTEENQDYGPGLDPERLAVCLSVLDELDKLDVDHPDAIRVRRATAGIYRTVKQRRRQERRAAKTANDKAVTEATATGSAQRIDDETEGILPTSVTEEGRIAGILQRPRSCYVCKTRFVEVDYFYHQLCQKCAAQNRAKRDARADLTGKRALLTGGRAKIGMYIALRLLRDGAHTTITTRFPKDAIRRFKAMEDSADWMHRLEVVGIDLRDPAQAVALADQMTEAGPLDILINNATQTVRRLPSAYAALVEGENAALPAGELPAHHVIGAFNSGAVGELVGSSELPAGVRDLEAQQVADLALVAGNATIAKHLDGTAIDAGGLVPDVVESNTWVQSIEQISPVELLETQLCNYTAPFILISKLRPVMAEAAKKASSGRSYVVNVSAMEGVFSRGYKGAGHPNTNAAKAAMNMVTRTSGQEMFETDGILMTSVDTGWITDERPHFDKLRLAEAGFHAPLDLVDGAARVYDPIVRGEEGEDLYGCFLKDYAPANW; from the coding sequence ATGACGGTGACCGAAGAAAACCAGGACTACGGCCCGGGTCTCGACCCCGAGCGCCTGGCCGTCTGCCTCAGCGTCCTCGACGAGCTCGACAAGCTGGACGTGGACCACCCGGACGCCATCCGCGTCCGCCGCGCCACGGCCGGCATCTACCGGACCGTGAAGCAGCGCCGCCGCCAGGAGCGCCGCGCCGCCAAGACCGCCAACGACAAGGCCGTCACCGAGGCCACCGCCACCGGCTCCGCCCAGCGCATCGACGACGAGACCGAGGGCATCCTGCCCACCTCCGTCACCGAGGAGGGCCGGATCGCCGGGATACTCCAGCGTCCGCGTTCCTGCTACGTCTGCAAGACCCGGTTCGTCGAGGTCGACTACTTCTACCACCAGCTCTGCCAGAAGTGCGCCGCCCAGAACCGCGCCAAGCGCGACGCCCGCGCCGACCTCACCGGCAAGCGCGCCCTGCTCACCGGCGGCCGGGCGAAGATCGGCATGTACATCGCGCTGCGGCTGCTGCGCGACGGCGCCCACACCACGATCACCACCCGCTTCCCCAAGGACGCCATCCGCCGCTTCAAGGCGATGGAGGACTCCGCGGACTGGATGCACCGCCTGGAGGTCGTCGGCATCGACCTGCGCGACCCGGCGCAGGCCGTGGCCCTCGCCGACCAGATGACCGAGGCCGGTCCGCTGGACATCCTCATCAACAACGCCACGCAGACCGTGCGCCGGCTGCCCTCCGCGTACGCTGCGCTGGTCGAGGGCGAGAACGCGGCGCTGCCGGCCGGCGAGCTGCCCGCCCACCACGTGATCGGCGCCTTCAACTCCGGCGCGGTCGGCGAGCTCGTCGGTTCGTCGGAGCTGCCCGCCGGCGTGCGCGACCTGGAGGCCCAGCAGGTCGCGGACCTCGCGCTCGTCGCGGGCAACGCCACCATCGCCAAGCACCTCGACGGCACCGCCATCGACGCGGGCGGCCTGGTGCCGGACGTCGTGGAGTCCAACACCTGGGTGCAGAGCATCGAGCAGATCTCCCCGGTGGAGCTGCTGGAGACCCAGCTGTGCAACTACACGGCCCCGTTCATCCTGATCAGCAAGTTGCGGCCGGTGATGGCCGAGGCGGCGAAGAAGGCGAGCAGCGGCCGTTCCTACGTCGTGAACGTCTCCGCGATGGAGGGCGTCTTCAGCCGCGGCTACAAGGGGGCGGGACACCCGAACACCAACGCCGCCAAGGCCGCGATGAACATGGTGACGCGGACCAGCGGCCAGGAGATGTTCGAGACCGACGGCATCCTGATGACCTCCGTCGACACCGGCTGGATCACCGACGAGCGTCCGCACTTCGACAAGCTGCGCCTGGCCGAGGCCGGTTTCCACGCCCCGCTCGACCTGGTCGACGGCGCCGCCCGCGTCTACGACCCGATCGTGCGCGGCGAGGAGGGCGAGGACCTGTACGGCTGCTTCCTGAAGGACTACGCGCCCGCGAACTGGTAG
- the panD gene encoding aspartate 1-decarboxylase, with amino-acid sequence MIRTIFKSKIHRATVTQADLHYVGSVTVDAELMEAADLLPGELVHIVDIDNGARLETYVIEGERGSGVIGINGAAAHLVHPGDLVILISYAQLADAEARTFVPRVVHVDADNRIVELGTDASAPVPGSDTVRAPHAVPAS; translated from the coding sequence ATGATACGAACGATATTCAAGTCCAAGATCCACCGGGCGACCGTGACCCAGGCGGACCTTCACTACGTCGGGTCCGTCACCGTCGACGCCGAGCTGATGGAGGCGGCCGATCTGCTGCCCGGTGAGCTCGTGCACATCGTCGACATCGACAACGGTGCCCGCCTGGAGACCTACGTCATCGAGGGCGAGCGGGGTTCCGGGGTCATCGGGATCAACGGCGCCGCCGCGCACCTGGTGCACCCCGGTGACCTGGTGATCCTCATCAGCTACGCGCAGCTCGCGGACGCCGAGGCCCGGACGTTCGTGCCGCGTGTCGTGCACGTGGACGCGGACAACCGGATCGTGGAGCTGGGGACCGACGCGTCCGCGCCCGTCCCCGGGAGCGACACCGTGCGCGCGCCGCACGCCGTGCCCGCCTCGTAG
- a CDS encoding DUF6777 domain-containing protein has product MRSAHSRTRRTPTVLAALAVPLLLAGCTSVWEGSRGGAEPAAAGPAQDVLLQPVAAQGPDPFTASTARGTMPVSAPQRGPDAAPEQVREVTGSTPGLYGGTRAEGSCDVDQQVSLLAADQDKTRAFAEAAGIPETNVADWLRGLTPVVLRADARVTNHGYRQGKANAFQSVLQTGTAVLVDQYGSPRVRCACGNPLRTPAASQGGVHQGDPWDGFDPDRVIVVRPTTTVVTSLVIVNAADRSWIERRTGSDGAEDRKPAVEPDCDPDACRLTGTPEAGTPDPATPDSATPDTTRPDPSAPDRRTAPDTPSRAPVPPAPVPPAPDSPLPDASGTGGTGTEPPPGDPEPYPVPDTEPYPQPDGDPHADPFAEPPGVPDGELPPEELFPAEPVPEQPETFEG; this is encoded by the coding sequence GTGCGCTCAGCCCACAGCCGGACACGGCGAACCCCCACCGTCCTCGCCGCGCTGGCCGTCCCCCTGCTGCTCGCGGGCTGCACCTCCGTCTGGGAAGGCTCCCGCGGCGGCGCCGAGCCCGCCGCGGCCGGCCCCGCGCAGGACGTCCTCCTCCAGCCGGTCGCCGCCCAGGGCCCCGATCCCTTCACCGCCTCCACCGCCCGCGGCACCATGCCGGTCTCGGCCCCGCAGCGCGGCCCCGACGCGGCCCCCGAACAGGTCCGCGAGGTCACCGGCTCCACCCCCGGCCTCTACGGCGGCACGCGCGCCGAGGGCAGCTGCGACGTCGACCAGCAGGTCTCCCTCCTCGCCGCCGACCAGGACAAGACCCGCGCCTTCGCCGAGGCCGCCGGCATCCCCGAGACCAACGTCGCCGACTGGCTGCGCGGACTGACCCCCGTCGTGCTGCGCGCGGACGCCCGGGTCACCAACCACGGCTACCGCCAGGGCAAGGCCAACGCCTTCCAGTCCGTCCTCCAGACCGGCACCGCCGTCCTCGTCGACCAGTACGGCTCCCCGCGCGTCCGCTGCGCCTGCGGCAATCCGCTGCGCACCCCGGCCGCGTCCCAGGGCGGAGTGCATCAGGGAGATCCCTGGGACGGCTTCGACCCCGACCGGGTGATCGTCGTCCGGCCGACCACCACCGTCGTCACCAGCCTGGTCATCGTGAACGCCGCCGACCGCAGCTGGATCGAGCGGCGGACCGGCAGCGACGGGGCGGAGGACCGCAAGCCCGCCGTGGAACCGGACTGCGACCCGGACGCCTGCCGCCTCACCGGCACCCCCGAAGCCGGCACCCCCGACCCGGCGACCCCGGACTCCGCGACCCCGGACACCACGCGGCCCGACCCGAGCGCCCCGGACCGCCGTACCGCCCCGGACACCCCCTCCCGGGCCCCCGTGCCGCCCGCCCCGGTGCCCCCGGCGCCGGACAGCCCGCTGCCCGACGCCTCCGGAACCGGCGGCACCGGCACCGAGCCCCCTCCGGGAGACCCCGAGCCGTACCCCGTACCGGACACGGAGCCGTACCCCCAGCCCGATGGCGACCCCCACGCCGACCCCTTCGCCGAGCCGCCCGGCGTGCCCGACGGCGAGCTGCCGCCCGAGGAACTCTTCCCCGCCGAGCCGGTCCCGGAGCAGCCCGAGACCTTCGAGGGATGA
- a CDS encoding (2Fe-2S)-binding protein — protein sequence MNLVESAAVGGFFALRTTPPESGGAHRPLALLYAGEDGPLHARVDRVAARLGAPERRVGASVAHLGLAARLWSTALGPAALHGRFPSLDPAELHWDGALTSPDDLWWAGSDTRPATVAALRAAVQEAHLGPLHAALRRDGHISPRLLWGNAGSALAGALRELTRWAAAHGRPEVAERAAVLVAGLLDHPDLAGTVRGPRLRRASCCLYYRCPGGGLCGDCVFDHAPRTGLEARPPAP from the coding sequence ATGAATCTCGTCGAGAGCGCCGCGGTCGGCGGCTTCTTCGCGCTGCGCACCACCCCGCCGGAGAGCGGGGGAGCGCACCGGCCGCTCGCCCTCCTGTACGCGGGGGAGGACGGGCCCCTCCACGCGCGCGTGGACCGGGTCGCCGCCCGGCTCGGCGCCCCCGAGCGGCGCGTCGGGGCCTCCGTCGCCCACCTCGGACTCGCCGCCCGGCTCTGGTCGACCGCCCTGGGGCCCGCCGCCCTGCACGGCCGCTTCCCCTCCCTCGACCCCGCCGAGCTGCACTGGGACGGGGCGCTGACCTCGCCCGACGACCTGTGGTGGGCGGGCTCCGACACCCGCCCGGCGACGGTCGCCGCGCTCCGCGCCGCCGTCCAGGAGGCCCATCTCGGGCCGCTCCACGCGGCGCTGCGCCGCGACGGGCACATCTCCCCGCGGCTGCTCTGGGGCAACGCCGGGTCGGCGCTCGCGGGGGCCCTGCGCGAACTGACCCGCTGGGCGGCCGCCCACGGCCGCCCGGAAGTCGCCGAACGGGCCGCCGTCCTGGTCGCCGGCCTGCTCGACCACCCCGACCTCGCCGGAACCGTCCGGGGCCCCCGGCTGCGCCGGGCCAGCTGCTGCCTCTACTACCGCTGCCCCGGCGGCGGACTGTGCGGCGACTGTGTCTTCGACCACGCCCCCCGAACGGGTTTGGAGGCGCGGCCCCCGGCTCCGTAA
- a CDS encoding lipase maturation factor family protein, which translates to MEWFTEPDHWLSRIVFQRGLAGLYCVAFLSAALQFRALIGERGMLPVPAYVRGTRPRHTPSLFHWRYSDRLFATVAWSGAALALALVAGAADAVPLPVSMLCWLVLWALYLSIVNVGQTWYSFGWESLLLETGFLAVFLGNDEVGPPVLVLFLLRWLLFRVEFGAGLIKIRGDECWRKLTCLYHHHETQPMPGPLSWFFHHLPRPLHRVEVAANHVVQLFVPFLLFAPQPVATVAAGLMVATQLWLVLSGNFAWLNWITIVLALSVVDASPVTGEHPRPDPPLWYVALVVAVTAFVLVRSYRPVRNLLSRHQAMNRSYDPYHLVNTYGAFGTVGRVRDEIVVEGTEDPEPRPDTVWREYGFKGKPGDPRRLPRQFAPYHLRLDWLMWFAALSPGYARDWFGPFVERLLEGDRDTLRLLGHNPFPEAPPTLVRARLYRYRYTTWRELRETGAWWHRTLVREYLPPIRLREPAGKPP; encoded by the coding sequence ATGGAGTGGTTCACCGAACCCGACCACTGGCTGAGCCGGATCGTCTTCCAGCGGGGCCTCGCCGGGCTGTACTGCGTGGCGTTCCTTTCGGCAGCCCTCCAGTTCCGGGCGCTGATCGGGGAGCGCGGCATGCTCCCCGTACCGGCGTACGTGCGCGGGACGCGGCCCCGGCACACCCCCTCGCTCTTCCACTGGCGCTACTCCGACCGGCTGTTCGCCACCGTCGCCTGGTCCGGCGCCGCGCTGGCGCTCGCGCTCGTCGCCGGCGCCGCGGACGCGGTGCCGCTGCCCGTCTCGATGCTGTGCTGGCTGGTCCTCTGGGCGCTGTACCTGTCGATCGTGAACGTCGGGCAGACCTGGTACTCCTTCGGCTGGGAGTCGCTGCTCCTCGAGACCGGTTTCCTGGCTGTCTTCCTCGGCAACGACGAGGTCGGGCCGCCCGTCCTCGTGCTCTTCCTGCTGCGCTGGCTGCTGTTCCGGGTCGAGTTCGGCGCCGGGCTCATCAAGATCCGCGGTGACGAGTGCTGGCGGAAGCTGACCTGCCTCTACCACCACCACGAGACCCAGCCGATGCCCGGCCCGCTGAGCTGGTTCTTCCACCATCTGCCCCGGCCGCTGCACCGCGTGGAGGTGGCGGCGAACCACGTCGTCCAGCTCTTCGTGCCGTTCCTGCTGTTCGCCCCGCAGCCGGTGGCCACGGTCGCGGCGGGACTGATGGTGGCGACCCAGCTGTGGCTGGTGCTCTCCGGCAACTTCGCCTGGCTGAACTGGATCACCATCGTGCTCGCGCTCTCGGTCGTGGACGCCTCCCCCGTCACCGGCGAGCACCCCCGGCCCGATCCGCCGCTCTGGTACGTGGCCCTGGTCGTCGCGGTCACCGCGTTCGTACTCGTACGGAGCTACCGCCCGGTGCGCAACCTGCTCTCCCGGCACCAGGCCATGAACCGCTCGTACGACCCGTACCACCTGGTCAACACCTACGGGGCGTTCGGCACGGTGGGCCGCGTCAGGGACGAGATCGTCGTCGAGGGCACCGAGGACCCGGAACCGCGTCCGGACACCGTGTGGCGGGAGTACGGCTTCAAGGGCAAGCCGGGCGACCCGCGCCGGCTGCCCCGCCAGTTCGCCCCGTACCACCTGCGGCTCGACTGGCTGATGTGGTTCGCGGCGCTGAGCCCCGGGTACGCGCGCGACTGGTTCGGCCCGTTCGTGGAGCGGCTGCTCGAAGGCGACCGGGACACCCTGCGGCTGCTGGGCCACAACCCCTTCCCGGAGGCGCCGCCAACCCTGGTCCGCGCCCGGCTCTACCGCTACCGGTACACCACCTGGCGCGAGCTCCGGGAGACCGGCGCGTGGTGGCACCGGACGCTGGTGCGGGAGTACCTGCCGCCGATCCGGCTGCGGGAACCGGCCGGGAAACCTCCGTGA